In a single window of the Thiobacter sp. AK1 genome:
- the iscR gene encoding Fe-S cluster assembly transcriptional regulator IscR, translated as MRLTTKGRFAVTAMLDLALRDGNGPVTLAGISERQKISLSYLEQLFGKLRRHNLVDSVRGPGGGYTLAKATSAVSVADIIRAVDEPVDATQCGGLGDCLEGERCMTHELWTNLNRHIYDYLESVTLADLVAAQQAQAAKVAVVRDSREASDNKAAVA; from the coding sequence ATGAGACTCACAACCAAAGGACGCTTCGCGGTCACTGCCATGCTGGATCTCGCCCTGCGCGACGGGAACGGCCCCGTCACCCTGGCCGGCATCAGTGAACGCCAGAAAATCTCCCTCTCCTATCTGGAACAGCTGTTCGGCAAGCTGCGCCGCCACAACCTGGTGGACAGCGTACGCGGCCCGGGCGGCGGTTATACCCTGGCCAAGGCCACCTCGGCCGTGTCGGTAGCGGATATCATCCGCGCCGTGGACGAGCCGGTGGATGCCACCCAGTGCGGGGGCTTGGGTGACTGCCTGGAAGGCGAACGCTGCATGACCCACGAGCTGTGGACCAACCTCAACCGCCACATCTACGACTATCTGGAGTCGGTGACCCTAGCTGACCTGGTCGCAGCCCAGCAGGCCCAGGCCGCCAAGGTGGCAGTGGTGCGCGATTCGCGCGAGGCTTCCGACAACAAGGCGGCCGTCGCCTAA
- the cysE gene encoding serine O-acetyltransferase produces MFKHLREDIAVVFERDPAARSTWEILTTYPGVHALLIHRLAHRLWHLGLKWLARFISHLSRWLTGVEIHPAAVIGRRVFIDHGMGVVIGETAEIGDDCTLYHGVTLGGTTWKKGKRHPTLGKGVVIGAGAKVLGPILIGDGAKIGSNAVVVKDVPAGATAVGIPARILDSEQARQRAATAEKMGFSAYAISQDMNDPMVKAIHAILDHIASNDRRMEAMLKALQQLGVALDKEALPEDRFDVNYLNKIVD; encoded by the coding sequence GTGTTCAAGCATCTGCGCGAAGACATCGCCGTGGTTTTCGAGCGCGACCCCGCGGCGCGCTCCACCTGGGAGATCCTCACCACTTATCCCGGGGTGCATGCCCTGCTCATCCACCGTCTGGCCCACCGCTTGTGGCATCTGGGCCTGAAATGGCTGGCCCGCTTCATCTCACACCTGAGCCGCTGGCTCACGGGTGTGGAAATCCACCCGGCAGCGGTTATCGGCCGGCGGGTGTTCATCGACCATGGCATGGGCGTAGTCATCGGGGAGACGGCCGAGATCGGCGACGACTGCACCCTCTATCATGGGGTCACCCTGGGCGGCACCACCTGGAAGAAAGGTAAGCGCCACCCCACCCTGGGCAAGGGAGTGGTGATCGGCGCCGGCGCCAAGGTGCTGGGCCCCATCCTCATTGGCGATGGCGCCAAGATCGGCTCCAACGCGGTGGTGGTGAAGGATGTGCCCGCGGGGGCGACGGCCGTGGGCATCCCGGCGCGCATCCTGGACAGCGAACAGGCCCGGCAGAGGGCGGCCACAGCGGAAAAGATGGGCTTCTCCGCCTATGCCATCAGCCAGGACATGAACGATCCCATGGTGAAGGCCATCCATGCCATCCTCGATCACATCGCCAGCAACGACCGGCGCATGGAGGCGATGCTCAAGGCCCTGCAGCAACTGGGGGTCGCGTTGGACAAAGAGGCCCTCCCGGAGGACCGCTTCGACGTGAACTATTTGAACAAAATAGTTGACTAA
- a CDS encoding RNA methyltransferase: MNPAQEELAQEARLQALARIHVVLCRPSHPGNIGATARAMKTMGLKELKLVAPRRFPHPDADALAAGASDILQRAQVHATVEEALAECAMAVGLTRRERELAQPPQEARQAAPELLALAHSQPVALVFGNETFGLSNAELAHCQRLVTLPADPAYPSLNLAAAVQVMAYELRLTALGAAALPATPARVSLREMAYFYRRLEETLIAIQFLDPAHPKRLMPRLRRLFDRCGLEKEELAILLGILKQAHRKDKGKVD, encoded by the coding sequence TTGAATCCCGCCCAAGAGGAACTCGCCCAGGAGGCCCGCCTGCAGGCGCTCGCCCGGATCCATGTCGTGCTCTGTCGCCCCAGTCACCCCGGCAACATTGGGGCGACCGCGCGCGCCATGAAGACCATGGGCCTTAAAGAGCTCAAACTGGTGGCCCCGCGGCGTTTCCCCCATCCGGATGCCGATGCCCTGGCCGCGGGGGCGAGTGACATCCTGCAACGAGCCCAGGTCCACGCCACCGTGGAGGAGGCCTTGGCCGAGTGTGCGATGGCGGTGGGGCTCACCCGCCGCGAGCGGGAACTCGCCCAGCCGCCGCAGGAAGCGCGCCAGGCGGCACCGGAACTTTTGGCCCTGGCCCACAGCCAGCCGGTAGCCCTGGTTTTCGGTAACGAGACCTTCGGGTTGTCCAATGCCGAGCTTGCCCACTGCCAGCGTCTCGTCACTCTGCCCGCCGATCCGGCGTATCCCTCGCTCAATCTGGCCGCGGCGGTGCAGGTCATGGCTTACGAGCTGCGTCTGACGGCCTTGGGTGCGGCTGCCCTGCCAGCGACCCCTGCACGGGTGAGCCTCCGCGAGATGGCATATTTTTACCGCCGGCTCGAGGAAACCCTCATCGCCATCCAGTTTCTCGACCCCGCGCACCCCAAGCGGCTAATGCCCCGCCTGCGCCGCCTGTTCGATCGCTGCGGGCTGGAAAAAGAAGAGCTCGCCATCCTGTTGGGCATCCTCAAGCAGGCCCATCGCAAGGACAAAGGCAAAGTGGACTAA
- a CDS encoding inositol monophosphatase family protein has protein sequence MHPMLNIAVKAARRAGNIINRASQDLDLLTVRSKSHNEFVSEVDHAAEQAIVETLLAAYPDHAILAEERGRQGHSDYVWIIDPLDGTTNFLHGFPQYAVSIAQSHRGVLTHAVVYDPTRNELFTASRGRGAFLNDRRIRVSRRTKLAEALIGTGFPFRELSFLEPYLKIFGDLLPRTAGLRRPGSAALDLAYVAAGRYDGFFEAGLKPWDMAAGALLILEAGGLIADFQGEDGYLESGNVVGGNPKVFAQLLQVIQAHTRRT, from the coding sequence ATGCATCCCATGCTCAACATTGCGGTGAAGGCTGCGCGCCGTGCCGGCAACATCATCAACCGCGCTTCCCAGGATCTGGATCTGCTGACGGTCCGCAGCAAGAGTCACAACGAGTTCGTGAGCGAGGTGGACCACGCGGCGGAGCAGGCCATCGTGGAGACCTTGCTTGCCGCCTATCCAGACCACGCGATTCTAGCAGAGGAGCGAGGCCGCCAAGGCCACTCGGATTATGTGTGGATCATCGATCCGCTGGATGGCACCACCAACTTCTTGCACGGCTTTCCCCAGTATGCGGTGTCCATCGCCCAAAGTCATCGGGGCGTGCTCACCCACGCAGTGGTTTACGATCCCACCCGCAACGAGCTGTTCACCGCCAGCCGCGGCCGGGGCGCGTTTCTCAACGACCGGCGCATCCGGGTGAGCCGGCGCACCAAGCTCGCCGAGGCCCTGATCGGCACCGGGTTTCCCTTCCGCGAGTTGTCCTTTCTCGAACCCTACCTGAAAATCTTCGGCGATCTCCTGCCACGGACCGCCGGCCTGCGTCGCCCCGGCTCCGCCGCGCTGGATCTGGCCTATGTGGCCGCTGGACGCTATGACGGCTTCTTCGAGGCCGGCCTCAAACCCTGGGACATGGCCGCGGGCGCGCTTCTGATCCTGGAGGCGGGTGGCTTGATCGCCGATTTCCAGGGCGAGGATGGCTACCTGGAGAGCGGCAACGTGGTGGGCGGCAACCCCAAGGTGTTTGCTCAGTTGCTGCAGGTGATCCAGGCCCACACCCGGCGCACATGA